A part of Manduca sexta isolate Smith_Timp_Sample1 chromosome 10, JHU_Msex_v1.0, whole genome shotgun sequence genomic DNA contains:
- the LOC115444175 gene encoding inositol polyphosphate multikinase, translating to MSNGTERRGGCVRRQRSIHHVHYDLRRRDEDMAKPLVLPTCSLQVYDTQVAGHKSVEDTKYLGLLQCNNGTILKPILKESQRREVDFYNRLYSSTDPELVELRRIAPKYYGCKRFTYNGHEQEYIILEDLTQRMLEPCVMDVKIGKRTWDPLATEEKKKNEQTKYALCKQEYGFCIPGFQVYKLATGKLHRYNKDYGKKLHGQAVKDAIRTFLNGGAGVGLCRALVLQLVSRLWRVQRWARGVRVRLYSASLLLAYDAAKLRACCVAAPAPTHAPPHAPTHALLPMNCRSAPITRRKSIHSTHSPSTGSNFSGQITSKGPHYKKVNSVPITSMTLAQNSFAPPPPINSPWSEALERLNHNHSFEHNYEDKLSKIKMNYRALLDQLSYDSPNPKPWGTVAIIDFAHAFFNDDDDEKSVDENFKEGIDNFVEILEDFLRETDDQVI from the exons ATGAGCAATGGTACCGAGAGGCGTGGCGGGTGCGTCCGCCGACAGCGGTCTATACACCACGTGCACTACGACCTCCGCAGGCGAGACGAAGACATGGCCAAGCCCCTGGTGCTGCCCACCTGCTCCCTGCAGGTGTACGACACGCAGGTCGCGGGACATAAGAGTGTTGAGGATACTAAGTATTTAG GTCTACTGCAATGCAACAACGGCACGATCCTCAAACCGATCTTGAAAGAGTCCCAGCGACGCGAGGTGGACTTTTACAACCGGCTCTACTCCTCAACCGACCCTGAGCTGGTGGAACTACGCCGCATCGCACCCAAATACTACGGCTGCAAGCGGTTCACATACAACGGGCACGAGCAGGAGTACATCATCCTTGAGGACCTCACGCAGCGGATGCTGGAGCCGTGCGTCATGGATGTCAAGATCG GCAAAAGAACATGGGATCCGCTAGCGACAGAAGAAAAGAAGAAGAACGAGCAAACAAAATACGCGCTGTGCAAGCAGGAGTACGGGTTCTGTATCCCGGGGTTCCAGGTGTACAAGCTGGCCACGGGGAAGCTGCACAGGTACAACAAGGACTACGGGAAGAAACTGCACGGACAGGCGGTTAAGGATG CGATCCGCACGTTCCTGAACGGCGGCGCGGGCGTGGGTCTGTGCCGCGCGCTGGTGCTGCAGCTGGTGTCGCGGCTGTGGCGCGTGCAGCGCTGGGCGCGCGGCGTGCGCGTGCGGCTCTACAGCGCGTCGCTGCTGCTCGCCTACGACGCCGCCAAGCTGCGCGCCTGCTGCgtcgccgcgcccgcgcccacACACGCGCCACCACACGCGCCCACACACGCGCT ACTCCCAATGAACTGCCGATCAGCACCGATAACACGACGAAAATCGATCCATTCAACGCACTCACCGTCCACAGGGTCGAACTTCAGCGGCCAGATCACCTCCAAGGGCCCCCACTACAAGAAGGTCAACTCTGTACCTATAACATCCATGACTCTAGCCCAGAACAGCTTCGCCCCACCACCCCCTATAAACTCCCCCTGGTCCGAAGCCCTAGAACGCCTCAACCACAACCACTCTTTTGAACATAATTATGAAGATAAACTATCGAAAATTAAGATGAATTATCGTGCATTACTAGACCAGTTGTCATATGATTCTCCAAACCCAAAGCCGTGGGGCACAGTCGCTATAATAGATTTTGCGCATGCGTTCttcaatgatgatgatgatgagaagTCAGTAGACGAAAATTTCAAGGAAGGTATAGACAATTTTGTAGAGATTTTGGAGGATTTCTTGAGGGAAACAGATGATCAGGTTATATAG